Proteins from a single region of Geoalkalibacter sp.:
- the flgG gene encoding flagellar basal-body rod protein FlgG, with product TSATGMTAQQLNMDVISNNLANVNTAGFKKSRADFQDLLYQTSRTAGSESVEGNEVPTGIQVGLGARAAAVQKVFTVGDLMQTGNDLDLAIEGAGFFRIELPGGEEAYTRAGAFKKDGTGRLVTSDGYPLLPQIIIPENTTRLTVTEDGAVNVFLDGNNQANQVGNLELAKFSNPAGLSAMGRSLFQETPASGAAVFGTPGQEGFGAIAQGFLEGSNVSVMEEMVSMIATQRAYEINSKAIRTADEMLQMVNNLV from the coding sequence GACTTCCGCCACGGGCATGACCGCCCAGCAGCTCAACATGGACGTCATTTCCAACAACCTGGCCAACGTCAACACCGCCGGCTTCAAGAAAAGCCGCGCCGACTTCCAGGATCTGCTCTACCAGACCAGCCGCACCGCCGGTTCGGAATCGGTGGAAGGCAACGAGGTGCCCACGGGCATTCAGGTCGGCCTGGGGGCGCGCGCCGCGGCGGTGCAGAAGGTCTTCACCGTGGGCGATCTCATGCAGACCGGCAACGATCTGGACCTGGCCATCGAAGGCGCGGGCTTTTTCCGCATCGAGCTGCCCGGCGGCGAGGAAGCCTACACCCGGGCGGGGGCCTTCAAGAAGGACGGCACCGGCCGCCTGGTGACGTCCGACGGCTATCCCCTGCTGCCGCAGATCATCATTCCCGAGAACACCACGCGCCTCACCGTCACCGAGGACGGCGCGGTCAACGTGTTTCTCGACGGCAACAATCAGGCCAACCAGGTCGGCAACCTGGAGCTGGCCAAGTTCAGCAACCCCGCCGGGCTCTCCGCCATGGGCCGCAGCCTCTTCCAGGAGACTCCCGCCTCCGGCGCCGCCGTGTTCGGCACCCCCGGCCAGGAGGGTTTCGGCGCCATCGCCCAGGGTTTCCTGGAAGGCTCCAACGTCAGCGTCATGGAAGAAATGGTGAGCATGATCGCCACCCAGCGCGCCTACGAGATCAACTCCAAGGCGATCCGCACCGCCGACGAAATGCTGCAGATGGTCAACAATCTGGTGTAA
- the flgA gene encoding flagellar basal body P-ring formation chaperone FlgA produces MKRILVIILLGLLMLPAVAARAAEGGTTIGPAQIRELLEDYLHEKRGVLPQAEVRVKSMETVAPFTLPPGRVSHEITPSDPQILNSRRFTFVFRVDGRVQKNQSYRVELEALAPVAVAALDLSRGVVLGERDINFVEMDLSRVRNPALSADDLVGRVLKRSVKLGEPLDRGIVEEPSLVARGEVVTIIAQRGALRLSATGVARDAGKLGDTIRIRNSASQQEILCQVVAPATVKVEF; encoded by the coding sequence ATGAAACGGATTCTCGTCATTATTCTCCTGGGCCTGCTGATGCTGCCCGCCGTCGCGGCGCGGGCCGCCGAGGGCGGCACGACCATCGGCCCGGCCCAGATCCGCGAACTGCTCGAGGACTACCTCCACGAGAAGCGCGGGGTGCTGCCCCAGGCCGAGGTGCGCGTCAAGTCCATGGAAACCGTCGCGCCCTTCACCCTGCCGCCGGGGCGGGTGAGCCACGAGATCACCCCGTCGGATCCGCAGATCCTCAACAGCCGCCGCTTCACCTTCGTGTTCCGCGTGGACGGCCGGGTGCAGAAAAACCAGTCCTATCGCGTGGAGCTCGAAGCCCTGGCGCCGGTGGCGGTGGCCGCCCTGGATCTGTCACGGGGCGTGGTGCTCGGCGAGCGCGACATCAATTTCGTCGAGATGGATCTTTCCCGGGTGCGCAATCCGGCGCTCTCCGCCGACGATCTGGTGGGCCGGGTGCTCAAGCGCTCGGTCAAGCTGGGTGAGCCCCTGGATCGCGGCATCGTCGAGGAACCCTCCCTGGTCGCCCGCGGCGAGGTCGTGACCATCATCGCCCAGCGCGGCGCCCTGCGGCTGAGCGCCACGGGCGTAGCGCGCGACGCGGGCAAGCTCGGCGACACCATTCGTATTCGCAACAGCGCCTCCCAGCAGGAAATCCTCTGCCAGGTGGTGGCGCCGGCGACGGTCAAAGTGGAGTTCTGA
- a CDS encoding flagellar basal body L-ring protein FlgH, translating to MKTYVWRAAAALILALSAGGCAGHGASNAANAFGPSEVVIVPETPKTPGSLWTNSQGGLLSDVKGRYVGDIVTVAIFERASASKEASTSAGRKSSASAGISRLFGLEKSIASINSSIDPDRLVGANYENNFSGSGSTTRKEDLVATITTQVVEVLPNGNLRIDGSKNVIVNNEEQIIRLAGVVRPADITAGNVVDSKHILDARIAYTGKGVISDKQRQGWLVRLLDTVTPF from the coding sequence ATGAAGACTTATGTGTGGCGGGCCGCCGCGGCCCTGATCCTGGCCCTGAGCGCCGGCGGCTGCGCCGGGCATGGCGCCTCCAACGCGGCCAATGCCTTTGGTCCGAGCGAGGTGGTCATCGTGCCCGAGACGCCCAAGACGCCCGGCTCCCTGTGGACCAACAGCCAGGGCGGGCTGCTCTCCGACGTCAAGGGCCGCTACGTGGGCGACATCGTCACCGTGGCCATTTTCGAGCGCGCCAGCGCGAGCAAGGAAGCCTCCACCTCCGCCGGGCGCAAGAGCAGCGCCTCGGCCGGCATCTCGCGCCTCTTCGGCCTGGAGAAGTCCATCGCCTCCATCAACAGCAGCATCGATCCCGACCGCCTGGTCGGCGCCAACTACGAAAACAACTTCTCGGGATCGGGTTCCACCACGCGCAAGGAAGACCTGGTGGCGACCATCACCACCCAGGTGGTGGAGGTGCTGCCCAACGGCAACCTGCGCATCGACGGCAGCAAGAACGTCATCGTCAACAACGAGGAGCAGATCATCCGCCTGGCGGGCGTGGTGCGCCCCGCCGACATCACCGCCGGCAACGTGGTCGATTCCAAGCACATTCTCGACGCGCGCATCGCCTACACCGGCAAGGGCGTGATCAGCGACAAGCAGCGCCAGGGCTGGCTGGTGCGCCTCCTCGACACCGTCACCCCCTTCTAA